GCCGGTCCCGGGTCGGGACTCCCACGCCCCACTCCACCTGCCAGAGCGACGAGACCACGTGGTCGTCGCGCCACTGCGCGGGCGCGAGGTCGTAGTCGTAGACCAGCGCCAGGTCGACCTCGTCGCGGGCGAGCAGGTCGAAGGACTCCAGCGGCTCGTACTCGTGGATCCGCACCTCCACGCCCGGGTGGGCCGCCCGGAGGTCCGCCACGGCGGGCAGCAGCGAGCGACGGACGGCCGAGGCGAAGCCCGCGACCCGCACCACGCCCGCCGGCTCGGAGGTGGGGTCCAGGTCGAGCCGGGCGGCCTCGACGGCAGCCAGGATCGTGACGGCGTGGTCGGCGAGGCGGCGGCCGGCCGGTGTGAGCCGCACCCGGCGTCCGTCCGGCTCGACGAGCGGCGTGCCGACCTCCCGCGCCAGCGCGGCGATCGACTGCGAGACGCTCGAGGTGGTCGTGCCGGTCACGTCGGCCACCGCGCGCATCGACCCCTCGCGCGACAGCTCCAGCAGCATCTCGAGGCGACGGACGTCCATGGCCTCATTGTGCGGTTCTGCTTGACGATGTGTCCATGATCTTCACGTGGACGCGAACGATCTGGACGGGTTCACTGAATCGCATGACCCGCCTGTCCCCCGCTCGCACGGGCGCCGCCATGGCCGTGACGTCGATGCTCTGCGTCCAGCTCGGCCTCGCCGCGTCCGTCGGCCTGATCGACGACGTCGGCTCCTCCGGCGCGGCGTGGCTGCGCCTGGCCTGGGCCGCCGTCCTGCTCGTCGCGATCGTGCGTCCGCGCCCGTCGCTCTACACCCGCGAGGCCGTCGTCGCGGCCGTGGCGCTCGGACTCGCGACCGGCGGGGTCACCCTCCTCTTCATGGCCGCGGTCGCCCGGCTGCCGCTGGGGACCGCGAGCGCGCTGGAGTTCCTCGGGCCGCTCGGGGTCGCGGTGGTGCGCAGCCGCGGGACCGGACGCCTCTGGGCGCTGCTCGCCGCGGCCGGCGTGCTGCTGCTCACCCAGCCGTGGAGCGGCCACGCCGACCCCGTCGGGGTCGCCTTCGCCCTCGGCGCCGCGTGCTGCTGGGCGGCCTACATCCTGCTCACGCAGCGGGTGGGGGACGCCGTGACCGGGCTCGGCGGGCTGGCGATCTCGATGCCCGTCGCGGCGCTCCTCGCCACCGCGGTCGCCGGCCCCTCCGTCGTCGGTCGCCTGACGCCCGAGCTGCTCCTGCTCGGCCTGGGCCTCGCCGTCCTGCTCCCCGTCGTGCCGTTCGCGCTCGAGCTGCTCGCGCTGCGCCGCCTCACCACGGCAGCCTTCGGCACGCTCATGGCCCTCGAGCCCGCCTTCGCCCTCGTGATCGGGCTGCTCGCCCTCGCCCAGGTGCCGAACGCGCTGTCGGTGGTCGGCGTCGGGCTCGTCGTGGCGGCCGGTGTCGGGGCCGAGCGCAGCGGTGCGCGGACCGGGCCGGTGCCCGACGCTCCGGCACCGCTGCCGTCGACCGCCTGACTCACGCCAGCGACAGGAAGAGCTTCTCCATCTTCTTGACGTCGAGGCTGTCGGCGTCGCCCTCGTTCTCGACCAGGCACTGCTGCAGGCCGCTCGCGACGATCGCGAAACCGGCGCGGTCGAGCGCCTTGGAGACGGCGGCGAGCTGGGTGACGACGTCCTCGCAGTCGCGCCCCTCCTCCAGCAGCCGCAGCACGCCGGCCAGCTGGCCCTGGGCGCGCTTGATCCGGTTGATGACCGGCTTCATCGTGGTCGGGTCGAGCTCCATCAGGACTCCTGGTGGTCGGGGCGGCCGGGGCCGGTGTGGGTGGCGACGGCGTGGTTCATCATGACGCCGAGGTCAAGCAGTGGCCGCGGCGGTGTCGGCGCCGGCCTCGCGCAGCGCGGCCTGGACGTCGAGGGCCCGCACTCCGGCGATGAGCTCCTCCAGCGCTGCGGCCGGCAGCGCGCCGGGCTGGGAGAACACGAGGACGCCGTCCTTGAAGGCCATCAGCGTCGGGATCGAGGAGATGTTCGCGGCGGCGGCGAGCTGCTGCTCGGCCTCCGTGTCCACCTTGCCGAAGACGATGTCGGGGTGGGCCGTCGCAGCGGCGTCGTAGACCGGCGCGAACTGGCGGCACGGTCCGCACCAGGCCGCCCAGAAGTCGACGAGCACCATCTCGTGCTCGGTCACGGTCGTCTCGAAGGTGGCAGCAGTCAGGTCGCGGGTGGTCATCGGACCTCTCCTCGTGGTCGGTGGTGGGGATGCACCATCTGGAACGAGGATACCCCCAGCGGTATTCCCAGCACCATCGACACCCGTCGGTTTGAGATACCCCCCGGGGTGTGTGTACGGTCGTCGTGACCGATACCCCGCAGGGTATCTGCGTCTCGTGGGCGGCGCTCGGCGCCGCTGCGTCCCCCGACGCGACCCACGACCTCGACCACCTCGAAGGAGGCCCCTCGTGAGCGCACGCTCCCCGCACGCCGACCTGACCGTCGTGCCCATCGACACCCCGACGCTGGGCGATCGCAGCTATCTGGTGCACGACGGCGAGGTCGCCCTCGTCGTCGACCCCCAGCGCGACATCGACCGTGTGCTGGACCTGCTCGACGCCCACGGCGTGCGCCTCACGCACGTCTTCGAGACCCACATCCACAACGACTACGTCACCGGTGGCCTCGCACTCGCGCGGCGCACCGGTGCCCAGTACCTCGTCAACGGCGAGGACGACGTCTCCTTCGACCGCTCCCCCGTGGCGGACGGCGATGTCGTCGAGGTGGGTGGACGGATGCGCGTCACCGCGCTGGCGACCCCCGGCCACACGTTCACCCACCTCTCCTACGTCCTGGCCGACGGCGCCACGGGCGAGCAGGTCGCCGTGTTCACGGGAGGCTCGCTCCTGTTCGGGTCGACCGGTCGACCCGACCTGCTGGGCGCGGAGCACACCGACGACCTGGTCCGTCACCAGCACGCGTCCGCCCACCGGCTCGCCACGCTGCTGCCCGACGACGCCGCGGTGCTGCCGACCCACGGCTTCGGCTCGTTCTGCTCCGCCACCCAGTCCGACGCCACTGCCTCCACCATCGGACGGGAGAAGGCGTCGAACCCCGTCCTCACCCAGGACGAGCAGACCTACGTCGACGAGCTGCTGGCCGGGCTCGGCGCCCACCCGGCCTACTACGCGCACATGGCTCCCGCGAACCTCGCCGGCCCGTCCGAGCCCGACCTGACACCGCCTGCCGAGGCCGACGCCGCGGAGCTGCGGCGGCGCATCGAGGCCGGCGAGTGGGTCGTCGACCTGCGCGACCGCACCGCGTTCGCCGCGGGTCACGCCCCGGGCACGCTCAACTTCGGCCTCGACGGCGGGTTCGCGACCTACCTCGGCTGGCTGATCACCTGGGGCACCCCCGTGACGCTGCTCGGCCGGAGCGCCGACGACGTCGCCGAGGCCCAGCGCGAGCTCGTGCGCATCGGCATCGACCGTCCCGCGGCCCACGCCACGGGCGGGCCCGAGGACTGGTCCGACCGCGCACTGGGCTCCTTCCCCACCGCCACCTTCGCCGACCTCGCCCAGGTGCGTCACCACCGCGAGGTCGTCGTCCTCGACGTGCGCCGCGCCGACGAGCACGACGGCGCCCACGTCGCCGGCGCGGTCAACGTCCCGGTCCACGAGCTCCCCCGGCGCCTGGCCGACGTCCCGGCCGGCGAGGTCTGGGTGCACTGCGCCGGCGGCTACCGCGCCTCCGTCGCCGCGTCGTTCCTCGCCGCGGCCGGACGCACCCTCGTCGCGGTCGACGACGCCTTCGACCAGGCCGGTCCGGCCGGGCTGCCGGTCGTCGGCCCCGACGCCTGACCCCACCCACCACCTCCTTCCCACCATCCCCACCCCCTCCACACAGAGACGAGTCATCGCATGACGTCGACGGCCACCCGCCGCCACGCCCCGCCCGCCCCCGACCCCGACCCGTACGGCATCGGCCACCGACCCGGCCCGCTGGGCCGCCTCGGCCTGTGGGTGACCGACCACCGCAGGGCCACCGCGCTGGTCTGGGTGCTCCTCGTGATCGGCCTCGGCGCCTTCGCGCCGAAGGTCGAGGCCAGCCTGTCCGGCGCCGGGTGGCAGGCCGACGGGTCCGAGTCCGTCGCCGTCCGCGAGCTCGCCACCGAGAGCTTCGGCGGCAACGCCAGCTCCGCCATCCAGGTCGTCGTGCACAGCACCGACGGCCCGGTGACCGAGGGCCGCGGCGGTGACGTCCTCGACGAGGCCACGCGCATCCTCGAGGCCGACCCCCGGATCGCCGAGGTCATCGCCCCGCAGCCCGGTGCCACGCTCAGCCGGGACGGCGAGACAGCCGTCGTCCTCGCCGGCGCCGGCGCGGACCCCAACGAGATGGTCCGGGTCGCCGACGACCTCAAGGGCGAGCTCGAGGCACTCTCGGGTGACGGCGTCGAGGTCAACCCCACCGGAGCCTCGCTCCTGTGGTCGGACTTCAACGAGGCCAACCTCGACGCGATGCTGAAGTCCGAGATGATGTCGTGGCCGGTGACCCTGGCCATCCTCGTGCTCGCGTTCGGCGCCCTGGTCGCCGCCGGCCTCCCGCTCATCCTGACGCTTGCCGGGCTGGTGGCCTCCGCCGGCTCCCTGGTGCTGATCAACGAGCTCGTCCCGGTCTCCATCTGGGCGATGAACTTCGCGATGATGTTCGCCCTCGCGCTCGGCATCGACTACGCGCTCTTCCTCGTCGTCCGGTTCCGCGCCGCCCGCATGGGTCACCACGAGACGCCGCGCCAGGCCATCGCCGAGACCATGGACACCGCCGGAAAGGCGGTCCTCCTCTCCGGCGCGACGGTGCTGGTCTCGCTGTCCGCGGTGATGCTCGTACCGTCACCGGCCTTCAGGTCGATGGCCGGCGGCATCATGCTGGCCGTCGTCTTCGTCCTCGCGGCGACCTTGACGCTGCTGCCGCTCGTGCTGTTCAGCCTCGACGGCCGGATCAACAAGGGCGCGCTGCGATGGGTCCACACCGGCGAGCACCGCTCGCCGAGGTTCGCCGCCTGGGGCGAGCGCCTCTGGCGGCGCCCCGTCGCCTTCGGGCTCGCCTCCCTCGTCGTGCTCCTCGCCCTCGCCGCTCCCGTCCTCGGCCTGCGGACCGCGATGCCGTCGATCCAGGTCCTGCCCGCGGACGCCAGCGCCCGCGTCGGCTACGACCAGGTCAAGGACGCGTTCGGCGACGGCGCGCCCGGCACGCTCCAGGTCGTCGCGGACGCCGCGGACGCCGAGACCACCGCGGCGGCCCTGGCCGACGACCCCGGCATCGCCGGGGTGATGCCGCCCCAGCCGTCGGCCGACGACTCGGGCTGGGTCCTCCTGCAGGCCGTGCCGACGTTCGACCCGTCCGACCCGGCCCTCGCCGACACGGTCGACCGGCTGCGCGCCGACCTGCCCGGCAGCGCCCTCGTGGGCGGCGCCGCGGTCGAGAACCTCGACCTCAAGGCCCAGCTCGACGACTCGACGCCGCTCGTCATCGGGGTCGTCCTCGCCCTCGGGTTCCTGCTGCTGCTGGTCGCGCTCCAGGCCCCGCTCATCTCGCTGCTCGGCACGCTCGCCAGCCTGCTGTCGACGGCCGCCGCGTTCGGGGTCGCCCGCCTGGTGTTCCAGGACGGGCACGGCTCGGACCTCCTCGGTTTCGAGCACCAGGGCTTCCTCGACGCGTGGGCGCCGGTGTTCTTCTTCGCGATGATCTTCGCCATCGCGATGGACTACACGGTGTTCCTCCTCGCCTCCGCCAAGGAGCACTTCGAGAAGTCCGGGGACGCCAGGGAGGCGATGGTCGGGTCCCTCGCCCACTCGGGGCGGGTCATCTTCGCCGCCGGTGCCGTCATGGTCGCGGTGTTCTTCACCTTCGCCCTGTCCGGGCCGCTGCCGCCCAAGGAGATGGGCATCGTGCTCGGCGTGGCCGTCCTCCTCGACGCGTTCCTCGTCCGGCTCGTCCTGCTCCCCGTGATGCTCCGCCTCACCGGACGTGCCGCCTGGTGGACTCCGCGCTGGCTGACCCGCGTGCTGCCGCGCATCACCTTCTCGCACGGCTGACGCCGGCGCGGCGCAGGTCAGGGCGTGCCGTCCCGCGGCACGCCCTGACTACGCTGGTCGGGCCACCCCGGCCCAGGAGGACACCGATGCCCGTCACCCGAGGATTCCAGCGCCGCCGCCCCGAGCCCGACCGCGGCCGCCTCCCACCCGGGCAGTACGACACGGGCTCCTCGTGGCCGGTGCTCACCGCCGAGGCGACGCCGCACCAGCCCGCCGAGGAGTGGCAGCTGGGCGTCGACGGCCTGGTCGAGGCACCCCACACCTGGACCTGGTCGGAGCTGCACGCCTTCGAGGGCTCGACCTACTTCGGCGACATCCACTGCGTGACGACGTGGTCGAAGTTCGACATGACCTTCACCGGGATCAGCGTGGACGACCTGCTCGCGGTCGCCCGGCCGACCTCGGAGGCCGCGTTCGTGATGGCCCACTCCGTCACCGGCTACACCACCAACCTGCCGCTGGCCGACGTCACCGGCGGCAAGGCGTGGATCGTGTGGAGCGTCGACGGCAAGCCGCTCCCCCGCCAGCACGGCGGTCCGGTCCGGCTGCTGGTGCCGCACCTGTACTTCTGGAAGTCCGCGAAGTGGGTCTCCCGGCTCGAGCTGATGGCCGAGGACCGGCCGGGCTTCTGGGAGCAGAACGGCTACCACGACCGCGGCGATCCGTGGCTCGAGCAGCGCTACCAGGGCGACTGACGTGGCGCCCGCACCGCTCGCCGCCTGGACCGACGGGCGGATCATCGAGCTGGACCACCCGACCCCGACGACCGTCCGGTTGCGGATGCACGTCGACGACCGCCCGCGCCACCTCCCCGGCCAGCACTACCTCATCCGGCTCCGCGCCCCCGACGACTACACCGCCCAGCGCTCGTACTCCCTCGCCTCCGACAGCGACGACCCGCTGCTGGAGTTCCTCGTCGAGCGCCAGCCCGACGGCGAGGTCTCGGAGTTCCTCGCCGACGTGGCCGAGGTCGGCGACGTGCTCGAGCTGCGCGGCCCGATCGGTCGCTGGTTCGTCTGGGACACCACCACCCCCGTCCTGTGCCTGGTCGGCGGCACCGGCGTCGTCCCCGCCGTCGCGATGGCGCGCACCGCCCGACGGCTCGGCCGCCCCGACCTGGTGCGCGTCGCTGCGGTCGGCCGCGGCCCCGACGACCTGCCGTACGCCCGCGAGCTCGAGAAGCACGGCGCCGCCTTCGCCTGGACCCGCACGGAGGCCGACGGACGGCCCGCCGGCGCCTTCACGCGCGACGAGCTCGAGCCGCTCCTCGACGGCGTCGAGCTCGCCTTCGCCTGCGGCTCGGCCCGATTCGCGTCCTACGCCGAGGAGCTGCTGCTCGCGGCGGGTGTCGACGCCGGGGCGATCCGGGTGGAGCGCTTCGGGCCGACCGGAGGCTGACCGGACAGGAAGAACGACGAAAGCCCGGACCATCTGGTCCGGGCCTTCGTACTTTGTAGCGGGGGCATTGTTTGGTCCCGCGCACCTTGGCTTGTTTGGTCTGGTCATTCACGCTCACTTCCCTGGTCGTGCACCTGGTCGGACCCCATGTGGGAGGCTCACGCTGGCGCGACTTCACACAATCGATCCGACAATGAGGGTGCCTCCCGCGTGCGCTGTCGCAATGGTCTGAGCATCGTCCCCGTTGCGAGCAACGGCTCTACCACCTCTTGCTGAGCTGATCCCATGCGTCCGGCCATCCCGTCGCCGGCCCCTCCGGCACCACCCCGGACTCCGCGAACGCCCGACCACGAGCCGTCGCGGCGATCGGGCCGGTGGTGTACGGGTCGCAGTAGGTCGCGTCCGGGTTGTCGACCTCGCAGACCAGGCGCTCTCCAGCCAGCCATCCCATCAGGTTCGCAGACT
This region of Nocardioides palaemonis genomic DNA includes:
- a CDS encoding MBL fold metallo-hydrolase, with amino-acid sequence MSARSPHADLTVVPIDTPTLGDRSYLVHDGEVALVVDPQRDIDRVLDLLDAHGVRLTHVFETHIHNDYVTGGLALARRTGAQYLVNGEDDVSFDRSPVADGDVVEVGGRMRVTALATPGHTFTHLSYVLADGATGEQVAVFTGGSLLFGSTGRPDLLGAEHTDDLVRHQHASAHRLATLLPDDAAVLPTHGFGSFCSATQSDATASTIGREKASNPVLTQDEQTYVDELLAGLGAHPAYYAHMAPANLAGPSEPDLTPPAEADAAELRRRIEAGEWVVDLRDRTAFAAGHAPGTLNFGLDGGFATYLGWLITWGTPVTLLGRSADDVAEAQRELVRIGIDRPAAHATGGPEDWSDRALGSFPTATFADLAQVRHHREVVVLDVRRADEHDGAHVAGAVNVPVHELPRRLADVPAGEVWVHCAGGYRASVAASFLAAAGRTLVAVDDAFDQAGPAGLPVVGPDA
- a CDS encoding metal-sensitive transcriptional regulator; this encodes MELDPTTMKPVINRIKRAQGQLAGVLRLLEEGRDCEDVVTQLAAVSKALDRAGFAIVASGLQQCLVENEGDADSLDVKKMEKLFLSLA
- a CDS encoding sulfite oxidase-like oxidoreductase; this encodes MPVTRGFQRRRPEPDRGRLPPGQYDTGSSWPVLTAEATPHQPAEEWQLGVDGLVEAPHTWTWSELHAFEGSTYFGDIHCVTTWSKFDMTFTGISVDDLLAVARPTSEAAFVMAHSVTGYTTNLPLADVTGGKAWIVWSVDGKPLPRQHGGPVRLLVPHLYFWKSAKWVSRLELMAEDRPGFWEQNGYHDRGDPWLEQRYQGD
- a CDS encoding EamA family transporter, encoding MTRLSPARTGAAMAVTSMLCVQLGLAASVGLIDDVGSSGAAWLRLAWAAVLLVAIVRPRPSLYTREAVVAAVALGLATGGVTLLFMAAVARLPLGTASALEFLGPLGVAVVRSRGTGRLWALLAAAGVLLLTQPWSGHADPVGVAFALGAACCWAAYILLTQRVGDAVTGLGGLAISMPVAALLATAVAGPSVVGRLTPELLLLGLGLAVLLPVVPFALELLALRRLTTAAFGTLMALEPAFALVIGLLALAQVPNALSVVGVGLVVAAGVGAERSGARTGPVPDAPAPLPSTA
- a CDS encoding FAD-binding oxidoreductase → MAPAPLAAWTDGRIIELDHPTPTTVRLRMHVDDRPRHLPGQHYLIRLRAPDDYTAQRSYSLASDSDDPLLEFLVERQPDGEVSEFLADVAEVGDVLELRGPIGRWFVWDTTTPVLCLVGGTGVVPAVAMARTARRLGRPDLVRVAAVGRGPDDLPYARELEKHGAAFAWTRTEADGRPAGAFTRDELEPLLDGVELAFACGSARFASYAEELLLAAGVDAGAIRVERFGPTGG
- a CDS encoding LysR family transcriptional regulator, whose product is MDVRRLEMLLELSREGSMRAVADVTGTTTSSVSQSIAALAREVGTPLVEPDGRRVRLTPAGRRLADHAVTILAAVEAARLDLDPTSEPAGVVRVAGFASAVRRSLLPAVADLRAAHPGVEVRIHEYEPLESFDLLARDEVDLALVYDYDLAPAQWRDDHVVSSLWQVEWGVGVPTRDRRLGLADLADRDWIVNSRHTADEQALRTLAARAGFAPRVVHRIDSLELVDELVVAGRGVGLLPRGRTTRRGVSVLRLRDPSVALRAYAVTRRGRTAWPPLRAVTERLVGG
- a CDS encoding MMPL family transporter; translation: MTSTATRRHAPPAPDPDPYGIGHRPGPLGRLGLWVTDHRRATALVWVLLVIGLGAFAPKVEASLSGAGWQADGSESVAVRELATESFGGNASSAIQVVVHSTDGPVTEGRGGDVLDEATRILEADPRIAEVIAPQPGATLSRDGETAVVLAGAGADPNEMVRVADDLKGELEALSGDGVEVNPTGASLLWSDFNEANLDAMLKSEMMSWPVTLAILVLAFGALVAAGLPLILTLAGLVASAGSLVLINELVPVSIWAMNFAMMFALALGIDYALFLVVRFRAARMGHHETPRQAIAETMDTAGKAVLLSGATVLVSLSAVMLVPSPAFRSMAGGIMLAVVFVLAATLTLLPLVLFSLDGRINKGALRWVHTGEHRSPRFAAWGERLWRRPVAFGLASLVVLLALAAPVLGLRTAMPSIQVLPADASARVGYDQVKDAFGDGAPGTLQVVADAADAETTAAALADDPGIAGVMPPQPSADDSGWVLLQAVPTFDPSDPALADTVDRLRADLPGSALVGGAAVENLDLKAQLDDSTPLVIGVVLALGFLLLLVALQAPLISLLGTLASLLSTAAAFGVARLVFQDGHGSDLLGFEHQGFLDAWAPVFFFAMIFAIAMDYTVFLLASAKEHFEKSGDAREAMVGSLAHSGRVIFAAGAVMVAVFFTFALSGPLPPKEMGIVLGVAVLLDAFLVRLVLLPVMLRLTGRAAWWTPRWLTRVLPRITFSHG
- the trxA gene encoding thioredoxin; translation: MTTRDLTAATFETTVTEHEMVLVDFWAAWCGPCRQFAPVYDAAATAHPDIVFGKVDTEAEQQLAAAANISSIPTLMAFKDGVLVFSQPGALPAAALEELIAGVRALDVQAALREAGADTAAATA